Part of the Vigna unguiculata cultivar IT97K-499-35 chromosome 3, ASM411807v1, whole genome shotgun sequence genome, TGCTGCTTCCACTTCCTTCATCTCAATCTCTCTCATTTCAGCATCCATTCCCTCAACTTTCTTCTCCTCCTTCCCATAAGGCCTAGTCTTTGGACAAGCACCAGCCTTGTCCCATTCACCCTCAAAATGAGCAGGTGAAAATGTTGTCACAATAACACCAACCCCATCACTTCCTCCTTTCCCACCTCTTCTATCAACTATTCCATTCAGGGTACTTCTCAAAGCCTTTCTCAACACATCATAAAACCCAATTTCAGTGTGGTTCAAACCAGGACAGTAATGGCACCCCAAAACCAAACCACCCTCGTAATAAACAGCAGGATGCAAAAACCAATGTCCAATTGATAGCACAATCAAGGACATTTCACCTATGTCCGCACCCCACCTCTCATCAACATGATCCAAATACAACTCATTATGATCCGGTCCACCGTTTGATTTCTCAACACCCTTTACAAGAAAGGGGGACCAGTACAGAGAAACAGACACATTATGAGAAGCGAAATGCCACCTGCGGAACTTGTTGCTGTCATTGTTGTACAAAAGGGTTGAACTTGAAGCAGTGGTTAACATGCAAAGAAGGGACTCGAGCTGATTCCTAGCCATAGAATTCCCAACAAAAGCCAGGTGCTTGTTTCTCACAAGGTTGAGAAATGCAAGAGGGTCAAACCTTGGCAGATGGCACTCATTGGGCTTCCACCTCCAATAAAGATAACCCATGTCAGGCCTTCCATGCGTGATGCAATTCTGGTTCTCCTTGATTGTGCCGCAGGTTGTTCCATTGTACAAAGGTCCTCTTTTGTCACGGACCCATTTCCCATTGAAGTAGTCACATGAAGTGTCTTCACCCTTTTCATCATCTGCAAAGGAAAGAAGATGTAACAAGTCAAAGAATGAAAGCAGTGACCAAAGTCTTGTGCAAGAGATTTGTTGGCAAGTGTGTGTACCTGAGGGAGGAGGAGAATGGGGAGAAGAGTGGGAGTTGAGAGAATGAAGAAGTTGAGGTTGTGGTGATGGAGGAAAGGAAAGGGTGTTAAGGTAGAAGTGAAGAAGAGTTACGAGGATCAGAGCATAGAGGGTCCATGGAAGGAGCTTCTTGGTGAGGAAGCTAGATTGTTCTTTGGCTTGGTTTGATGAAACTGTTGCCATTTTCCTTTACCTTTCCTCTTTCTGAAAGCTTTCTTTTCTGGTGCTCACGGTCACTGTTCAAAGAAGTGTGAGCACAACAAAAGTTTTAACCTTTTGGCCTTCGCATTTGCGAAACAAAAGGGTCATGACTTTTTAGCATACTATACATATTTTCACtagttttccattttttaacaaaactctTGGACCATTCTCTTTTCCATTATAATTagagtttattttttatgttaatcttgaatataaattgtaattagtcaaaataaaattttagttcaaaataacacaaaaagaaCTACATcttctttatttgtttatagaagtaatttcattctaaattttagttcaaaataacacaaagtcttcacaaatatattaaagaaaaaacaccACGTGGTTTGTGCACAAAggcattattttaaaatgaattacgTAAATGTAGGTTGCTTAAATATTAAGAATCTATCGTAAAATAATGCTTTTATTCATAAAAGAAGCtttaatactaaaaaatgttaaattagtattttaatctCATATATTTaggtttattaattattttaatttttatattgttttttactcaattgagtcataaaattttttaaatagaatttaTTAATCTCTTATGTTAAATTGATAGAATTTATTAATCTCTTATGTTAAATTGCATTTAATGCTTGttacttattaaaattttgatcatcttctttctattttggattttttttttctttcttcacctCCTTCCATCCTTTTCTCACCACCTCCTTCACTTGGATGCagttcacaaaacaaaatttagattttaaagTTTGTCACATTGTTTTATTGTGCTTTGGtgagaattttatttttgaaattacatAAATAGAGTTACCCTTTTGATGGTGTTTTATTCTCTTGTGCAAAATGAATATTAATGGGAGGTGGTGGGAGTGGAGGGAGGTAGAAAaagttgaagagaaaaaaaaaactaaaaactagaaaaattgtaaagtagaaaataatatagattttaacacatgacatttttaaatcattaattgaatataaaaaatataaagatcaaaataaatcataaaattaaatataaatagaaaattactaattaaatctATAAAACCTCtctttatgttaaaatatgattcttatttataaaaagtCTAAGCAAAATTACTCTTATATAGTATTAATCAAAGCTCACACATATAAAAGTTGGTAATTCTAATACGTCAGTCATAGAGCAGTTAACTAGTTATTAACTGACATTTGTTAATAAGTAATACTGTAACATCACGAccgaatattactaatttaaataaaataaagtaaaataatattaaatatgtcaTTATTATTCAAAGTTCTTTTctaaaatgcgggaaaattaaaaccttaCAAAAATGTCTCGAAATTTAAAACCATAAAGTAAACTCCATGTTTACATAGTTCAAAAATGATCaactaaatgtttacaaaatagtcAAATATAGTCTAGAAACTTCTTAAGCTAACCCCTCTCCGGCTTTAAGcgtcaccagctccacctgaaaCAACGTCTGCTCGCGAGTAACGAattacacaatcatcgccaaacacacataGAAAGCGTGAGCTTATGtaacaatataaacatataattttatacataGAAGTTCCCCccaaaattactttatttcagTCAATGCTTAACCAAGAAACCTTATTGCCCTAAGGTTTCCAACCCACAATTTCATGACCATGGACCCAAGATATATATGTTTCCATGAACCTATCCGTTCGTGGTCCTACCTATACGAACCTCCatgctcgtagtccaactctacggacctccccgctcgtagtccaacacacgtgatccaacagttacgaacctccccactcgcagcagcctttaagtgtgagcacagaacatatgaacctccccactcgtatcctcacatgagagcatcataatatgaacctccccgctcatattattacatgttcaccaccaaccatgaacctacccgctcatgacacagTCAAGCACCTCATGGTCCAAGTCCACATCGCAACACATTAAgacgaaattaaaaaaaaacacactgCCGTATACAAGATACACACTCAAGTTGGTCTTAGGGATTTCAACGCTTCCTCAAGCATGCCCGCTcatggtccaactctacgaacctccccgctcgtagtccaacatgcgtgaacacttactatgaacctctccgctcatagtagcctcaagtgtgagcacggaacatacgaatctccccgctcgtatccccacacaagagtacaacagatacggacctccccgcccgcatcaatcacgcatctcaaatctccattacgaacctcctcgctcgtaacTAATCTAGCATATCCCTAACCAAGCCCTCAAACCCATCCATGCAAATTCATCTGCAATGGACCCTTGCCCCTACACTATCGTCTGGAGATGCCAAAGCACCACCAGGCGAAATGGAAGTGCAGATCGCTTGAAGGTTTCACAACACCGTCAAGCATCACGACACACAAAGCTTCCCTATTTCTGGTTATTGCTTAGCACTTCACTCTGCACCGTCAGGGactacaccagtaatgtgacactactgattttaggtactctaattaaGTTCCTAGTATCAAacaattcaattctcaaacatccagaacCCAAAATACTTATTCATATACTTCATATACTTAAATTTACAACATCACAGCTCATATGCGTCATTCAAGTATAATCACACATCTATCcctttataaattcatataaaaccaTGAAAATGAAGTGTTATACCCAACACAATCATAGACAATCAAATAATATACCATCGAGGAAGAACACATAACCATTGCCCCAAAATAGTAATGatgataatgataaaaataacatatacaacaataataatgataataattataataataataaaatgcaacaataaaaataaaaataaaacataatgaaaataataataaaataaaatgaaacaataataataataagataaaacaataaaataa contains:
- the LOC114176938 gene encoding protein ALTERED XYLOGLUCAN 4-like codes for the protein MATVSSNQAKEQSSFLTKKLLPWTLYALILVTLLHFYLNTLSFPPSPQPQLLHSLNSHSSPHSPPPSDDEKGEDTSCDYFNGKWVRDKRGPLYNGTTCGTIKENQNCITHGRPDMGYLYWRWKPNECHLPRFDPLAFLNLVRNKHLAFVGNSMARNQLESLLCMLTTASSSTLLYNNDSNKFRRWHFASHNVSVSLYWSPFLVKGVEKSNGGPDHNELYLDHVDERWGADIGEMSLIVLSIGHWFLHPAVYYEGGLVLGCHYCPGLNHTEIGFYDVLRKALRSTLNGIVDRRGGKGGSDGVGVIVTTFSPAHFEGEWDKAGACPKTRPYGKEEKKVEGMDAEMREIEMKEVEAAKVKAKGIGGFRLEALDVTKLALLRPDGHPGPYMYPFPFSNGAQERVQNDCVHWCLPGPIDTWNEIFLQILKKWEEQHRTEE